The following proteins are co-located in the Apis mellifera strain DH4 linkage group LG9, Amel_HAv3.1, whole genome shotgun sequence genome:
- the LOC409085 gene encoding guanine nucleotide exchange factor for Rab-3A has product MEERKLTNSCDTLARLNKNEHKLYENQNHCIKPLSITFDEEDAEIINHKDSINDSTKLNYCNNSSKILLCTKESQNSQEKEPPSPTTLQWGRAIAEVKEHAVAKLQDELKRAHEELKLKDEEVTRLSRIKQDVEIELEELTASLFQEAHNMVREANIRQATAERLLEESRMKAEVLAAEVAALKTLVLTSTPAKPNFHLHPQIDTKSRPNNEDNQQGSIFARKHRRSPSHFNLKYGRESSPPDSPLKEQRPSLPSDRETLERDWKKDSEKEKDKECKDFGLEVDPRIHTEFLKWKANPCVDKGDPFVGRIFKEDIDLCLDFPNKELGTKVRQAVLDGIIFIEAISDKTKFTFPKKCVLLEAPRQCYYRMRLGDQENQWYSISQICRNRIIAVCDFLNYLRYIERGLVKSSVHDVYWEITRLRKEMAFARLGLALSS; this is encoded by the exons atggaagaaagaaaacttaCAAACTCCTGTGATACTTTGGCAAGATTAAACAAGAatgaacataaattatatgaaaatcaaaatcattgtATCAAGCCATTATCTATCACATTTGATGAAGAAGATGCTGAAATAATAAACCACAAAGATTCTATTAATGATTCAACAAAACtcaattattgcaataattcctcaaaaatattattatgtacaaaGGAATCTCAA AACTCTCAAGAAAAAGAACCGCCCTCACCAACTACTCTACAATGGGGTAGAGCTATAGCTGAAGTAAAAGAACATGCTGTAGCAAAATTACAAGATGAACTTAAAAGAGCACATGAGgagttaaaattgaaagatgaaGAAGTTACAAGACTTTCAAGAATTAAGCAAGATGTTGAAATTGAATTGGAGGAACTCACTGCCAGCCTTTTTCaa gaGGCACATAATATGGTGCGAGAAGCAAATATTCGTCAAGCTACCGCAGAACGTCTATTGGAAGAAAGTCGTATGAAAGCTGAAGTTTTAGCTGCTGAAGTGGCAGCTTTAAAAACATTGGTATTAACTTCGACGCCGGCTAAACCAAACTTTCATTTACACCCGCAAATTGATACGAAAAGTCGTCCTAACAATGAAGATAATCAGCAAGGAAGCATTTTTGCAAGAAAACATAgaag atCACCATcacatttcaatttaaaatatggtcGAGAGAGTTCTCCACCAGATTCTCCTCTAAAAGAACAAAGACCATCTTTACCATCAGATCGAGAAACACTAGAAAGAGATTGGAAGAAAGattcagaaaaagaaaaagacaaagaaTGCAAAGATTTTGGTCTTGAAGTTGATCCTAGAATACATACAGAGTTTCTTAAATGGAAAGCCAATCCATGTGTAGACAAAGGTGATCCTTTCGTTGgcagaatttttaaagaagatatCGATCTTTGTCTTGATTTTCCTAACAAAGAATTGGGTACAAAAGTTAGACAAGCTGTTCTTGATGGCATCATTTTTATCGAAGCCATCAGCGATAAAACTAAATTCACTTTTCCAAA aaaatgtgtATTACTTGAAGCACCACGTCAATGTTATTATCGAATGAGACTTGGGGATCAAGAAAATCAGTGGTATAGCATATCACAAATCTGTCGCAATCGA atCATAGCGGTCTgcgattttttgaattatttacgcTATATTGAGCGCGGCCTTGTTAAAAGCTCAG ttCACGATGTTTATTGGGAAATTACTCGATTACGAAAGGAAATGGCATTTGCTCGTTTGGGCCTTGCATTATCATCTTAA
- the LOC406152 gene encoding juvenile hormone epoxide hydrolase 1: MWKTVGMLGLCVAGISIYLSSVNELNVPTLPETNWGSKKNEKESIEIRPFKIDVSKSVLDDLKYRLAHRRTFKKPLENVGWTYGISTTYLNTVLDYWRDKYNWTERQALLNKYPQFMTTIQGLDIHFYHVKPNLPNNKNLKVLPLLMLHGWPGSVVEFQKIIPMLTKPWPNQNFVFEVIVPSLPGYGFSEGAVRPGMANAQIAVIFKNLMQRLGFEKFYVQGGDWGSVIASDMAVLFPEKIIGLHNNMCTSLNLSNLFWLFVGTYFPSLIGANEHYSKFFPVSEILSFLIEESGYFHIQATKPDTIGAALTASPDALAAYILEKFSVWTNKTYKKQDDGGITEKFVLDELLDNIMIYWITNSITTSVRLYAENYTSSYRSLKIDQLPIKVFTACAVFPNEILVLPESLLKQKYPNIIQYNIISRGGHFAAFEEPRLLADDIFSFVKKIENLTSKSS, translated from the exons ATGTGGAAAACAGTAGGGATGTTAGGACTTTGTGTCGCtggaatatctatttatttatc ttcTGTGAACGAACTTAATGTTCCAACTTTACCGGAAACAAATTGgggatcaaaaaaaaatgaaaaggaatCTATAGAAATCCGACCTTTCAAAATTGATGTATCAAAATCg gttTTAgacgatttaaaatatcgcCTGGCACACAGAAGAACGTTTAAAAAACCATTGGAAAATGTAGGCTGGACTTACGGTATCTCAACTACATATTTGAATACAGTACTTGATTACTGGAGAGATAAATACAACTGGACTGAGAGGCAAGCTTTGTTAAATAAGTATCCTCAGTTTATGACTACTATTCAGG gttTGGATATACATTTCTATCATGTAAAGCCAAATTtaccaaataataaaaacttaaaagttTTACCTTTACTCATGCTACATGGATGGCCTGGATCTGTTGTGgaattccaaaaaattataCCCATGTTAACAAAACCTTGGCCTAATCAAAACTTTGTGTTCGAAGTTATTGTACCGTCACTTCCTGGATACGGTTTCTCCGAAGGTGCGGTACGACCAGGCATGGCTAATGCTCAG atagcTGTAATATTCAAGAATCTGATGCAGAGACTtggttttgaaaaattttacgttCAAGGAGGTGATTGGGGATCTGTTATTGCTTCTGATATGGCTGTTCTCTTCCCAGAAAA gataatTGGTCTACATAATAATATGTGtacttctttaaatttatctaatcttTTCTGGTTATTTGTCGGTACCTATTTCCCATCGTTAATAGGAGCAAATGAACATTACTCAAAATTCTTTCCTGTGAGTGAAATTTTGTCCTTCTTAATTGAAGAAAGTGGTTACTTTCATATACAGGCTACGAAACCAGATACTATAG GTGCTGCATTGACTGCTTCACCTGATGCATTAGCagcatatattttagaaaaattttctgtgTGGACAAATAAGACATATAAAAAACAAGATGATGGTGGTATAACAGAAAAATTTGTACTAGATGAGctattagataatataatgatatattggaTCACTAATAGTATTACTACAAGTGTTAGACTTTATGCTGAAAATTATACTTCATCATATAGATCTCTGAAAATTGACCA attGCCTATAAAAGTGTTTACAGCTTGTGCAGTCTTTCCCAATGAAATACTTGTTCTGCCTGAAAGTTTgcttaaacaaaaatatcctaatataattcaatacaaCATTATATCACGTGGTGGACATTTTGCAGCTTTTGAAGAACCCAGACTTTTAGCTGATGATATTTTcagttttgttaaaaaaatagaaaacctTACATCAAAATCTTCATAG
- the LOC552442 gene encoding trafficking protein particle complex subunit 4, giving the protein MVIYGVYIVSKSGGLIFNHDHNVPRIENEKTFNFPLDIKLNYENKKIVVSFGQKEGINVGHVLTAVNNSPVVGRELENGKDVIELLEQPENFPVLLRFSRARMTTNEKIFLASMFYPLFAIASQLSPEPRCSGIEVLEADTFRLHCYQTLTGIKFIVVAEPTQSGIEILLKRVYELYADYALKNPFYSLEMPIRCELFETNLQSLLENIEKSGASNV; this is encoded by the exons atggTTATTTATGGTGTTTATATTGTATCAAAATCAggtggattaatttttaatcatgatCATAATGTTCCGcgaatcgaaaatgaaaaaacatttaattttccactcgatataaaattaaattatgaaaataaaaaaattgttgtttcATTTGGACAAAAAGAAGGAATTAACg tgGGTCATGTTTTAACTGCAGTAAATAATAGTCCTGTTGTAGGACGTGAATTAGAAAATGGTAAAGATGTGATTGAACTGTTAGAACAACCAGAAAATTTTCCTGTGTTACTTAGATTTAGCCGTGCCAGAATGACAaccaatgaaaaaatttttttagccTCAATGTTTTATCCTTTATTTGCAATTGCGAGTCAATTAAGTCCTGAACCACGTTGTTCTGGCATTGAAGTTTTAGAAGCTGATACATTCAGGTTACATTGTTATCAAACATTAActggaataaaattcatagTAGTGGCAGAACCCACTCAAAGTGGAATAGAAATTCTGTTAAAAAGAGTATATGAACTATATGCTGATTATGCtttaaaaaatcctttttattCATTAGAAATGCCAATCAGatgtgaattatttgaaactaATTTACAaagtttattagaaaatattgaaaagtctGGTGCTagcaatgtataa
- the LOC725227 gene encoding gem-associated protein 6, translating into MGENSHFSHKIYKNNPLLFKSYIGMKVNILTEDNTMISGVVYTVDPVSESVVLLQGCQQNNLKIIFGHAIKNINICSNQSYELPELFTNAPVNILQTTLEERKNAVIKLLRENRFPVKEQNDILTIENILSIKPPYEPSDCICDNSIILRRIQSFLSRIQI; encoded by the exons atgggAGAGAATTCGCATTTTtcccataaaatttataaaaataatcctttattatttaaaagttacaTTGGTATGAAAGTGAACATTTTAACTGAAGATAATACCATGATATCTGGTGTTGTTTATACAGTTGATCCAGTATCGGAAAG TGTTGTATTGTTACAAGGCTgccaacaaaataatttaaaaatcatatttggtcatgcaataaaaaatattaatatctgttCAAATCAATCATATGAATTACCAGAATTGTTTACAAACGCTCCagtaaatattcttcaaaccacattagaggaaagaaaaaatgctgTGATAAAATTACTTCGAGAAAATAGATTCCCTGTAAAAgaacaaaatgatattttaacaatagaaaatatacttTCTATAAAACCACCATATGAACCTTCCGACTGCATATGCGATAATAGCATTATTTTACGAAGAATTCAAAGCTTTCTTTCTCGTATACAAATTTGA